In Prionailurus viverrinus isolate Anna chromosome C2, UM_Priviv_1.0, whole genome shotgun sequence, one DNA window encodes the following:
- the LOC125175237 gene encoding olfactory receptor 5H2 codes for MGKENTTLLTELILTGLTYEPHWQIPLFLVFLVIYLLTIVGNLGLIALIWNEPQLHIPMYFFLGSLAFVDAWISSTVTPKMLVNFFAKSKMISLSECMVQFFSFAISATTECFLLATMAYDRYVAICKPLLYPVIMSNTLCIRLLVLSFSGGLLHAIIHNALLFRLTFCNSIIVHHFYCDIMPLFKISCTDPSINFLMVFIFSGSIQVFTILTVLVSYTLVLFTILKKKSLQGIRKAFSTCGAHLLSVSLYYGPLLFMYVRPGSAQADDQDMMDSLFYTVIIPVLNPIIYSLRNKKVTDSLSKMLKRNA; via the coding sequence atgggaaaggaaaatacaacattGCTGACAGAGTTAATTCTCACAGGACTCACATATGAACCACACTGGCAAATCCCCCTATTCCTGGTGTTCTTGGTTATCTATCTTCTCACCATTGTGGGGAACCTTGGTCTGATTGCTCTCATATGGAATGAACCTCAGCTTCACATacccatgtactttttccttgGAAGTTTGGCATTTGTGGATGCTTGGATATCATCCACAGTGACCCCCAAGATGTTGGTCAACTTCTTTGCCAAGAGTaagatgatctctctctctgaatgcatggtacaatttttttcctttgcaatcaGTGCAACCACAGAATGTTTTCTGCTGGCAACAATGGCTTATGATCGCTATGTGGCCATATGCAAACCATTACTTTACCCAGTGATTATGTCCAATACACTATGCATCCGGCTgttagttttgtcattttcaggTGGCCTTCTTCATGCCATAATTCACAATGCTTTGTTATTCAGATTAACCTTCTGCAATTCCATCATAGTACATCACTTTTACTGTGACATTATGCCATTGTTTAAGATTTCTTGTACTGACCCTTCTATTAATTTTCTGatggtatttattttctctgggtCAATACAAGTATTCACCATTTTGACTGTTCTTGTCTCTTACACACTAGTTctttttacaatattaaaaaagaagtctCTACAAGGCATAAGGAAAGCTTTCTCCACTTGTGGAGCCCATCTTTTATCCGTATCTTTATACTATGGCCCCCTTCTCTTCATGTACGTGCGCCCTGGATCTGCACAGGCAGATGATCAAGATATGATGGACTCTCTATTTTATACTGTCATAATTCCTGTGTTAAATCCAATTATCTATAGCCTGAGAAATAAGAAAGTCACAGATTCATTGAGTAAAATGTTAAAGAGAAATGCTTAG